TGAAATTTAAAGATCCTCCTGACAAAGCTCATCATGCTATTGACCAGGAGAGAAATGACAGATGGCTATTTAGACATGAGCATTAGCTATCTATTAGTGTCACAGTTCATAGAAAAGGAAATGGTGGCCTGCTTCTTGAATCCCTTTAGCCTACATATGTGCTCCTCCTAAACATAGACTATTACTGGGTCTTTGCAAAGGACTGGAAACCTGGCAGTTAGCCTTCACAGCTAACTTCAATTCCCTTGACCAGGAAACATATCAATAAAGATGTGGGTTGGGTTTTGTACCCACATTTGATCTATGCAATCAATTATTCATTTGGGGTGTGGTGCGGAGAGGTGAGCAGAGATGACAAGTCAAAGCAGCTTTGATAACCCATTGTCCTTTCACATAGAACTACCTCTCCAGACATTTCTAAGAAGAAACTggtacaggagaattgtctgtattctgtcaatcaagttttaaataaacgctgattggccaggcaggaagtataggtgagaaaACCATACATggagtagaaatgatgcaatgagaacaggagaattctgggaaggaggaagttgatttctcccactcctgcccagactctgaagaagatgtgagctgccatgctgagaaaggtaccaaaccatatggcaaaaatagatcagaataatgggttaatatgagctacaagagctaataagtagcctgagcaaatgggccaatcagcttttataacttatagagatctctgtgtgattttctttggggcttgccagttgtggggtaccaggtgggacagaaacccgaACAAGCAGGCCCCATTCGTGTTACAATAAACAAAATCTCCACAATGTTCACATAGTGACCCCAGAGTCCCAGGCCTTTGGGAGCAGTAGGCTGAAGCAATAGGAGCAGAAATTTCTTAATTTCCTCACAGGGAGAAGAGAACTGATGGTTCATAAAACAGGAGCAAAGCACCTGGCAGATGAATCTCAGCTACTGCTTTGACTGAACAAGGCATTTTCTGAAATCCATGGAGCTCAAGAAAAGAATTCATGCCTGATCTCTGGTTACATGCAGGATATTTCTCACCAATAGCAACTGTTTGATTTTCCTGTCAGTTCCTGTCAACCATGACCTGAAAGACCACCCAGTAAAATTCCTTTTGAATTGCAGAGACAGCTAAGAGAGCTAGACAGAACTGTGCATTGCAATTGCTGGTGTGTTCTAAAACCCTAGGAATAGTCTAGAAGGCCTTCAAAGCTTTCAATGGCAGAAGGTCATCAGGAAGCCACTATGAATGGATGGCAGGtggttttttcctttgtatacCCTCTACTACTGCTTTGAAGAGACCCAGCAAAGGATGCTTACTCTACCTGCCTGTTTTACTTGTCAGTGGCAGCCAGATGATGTTCTCGGCACAGGGCAAGAATAACTCCAGTTTCTCTACAAAGTGAAATACACACAGTACATGTGTAAAATGAACCACTTTATTGAACTACTACAGGAGCAAAAATAGTGGATTTAGCCACATTTTTAACAGACCAAGCGAAAAATGCTACACTCTGTTCCTTGTTTCTCCTGAAACAGAACAGGCTTGCTAGAAGCCTGTGCCAGTGGTAGGATCAGGGTCATAGATTTCAATTATGTGTGACTGAAGCCACTTATCAGGTGACTGTCAAAATCCATTGCACCTCCTGATCAGGAAGATCAATGCTCCCTTTACTTCCATTGGGAAATGAATAATTTGATTTAGACTAAAAATTATTGTTCTTGTATGGTGGGTTTGGGGCTGACTATACCAGCAGAACCTGGAGAAACTGCTGACAGGTGATAGGCATCTATGTACCAGCATGTAGAATTTTTCTTGCAGGTGGGCACACCTCTCTGTAATTGGACAGAGGTCCCTGGCTGTTCTGCTCTACCTTGGCAACCTTCTCCAGTGCCCTGGTCTCAAGTGGGCACTTCTTGGGATTTTAGGCTGATTCTCCCATCCCCATGTTGGAAAAGAACAGACCTCTTCTCACTTATAGCAACTGTGCTAGCAGGAGCAGTATTATGTAAAAGATGGACTCCAGGGTATTGGTGGTCATGGTAAGTGAAGGTGGGGGGATCTGTCTGGGTCAAAACATTTGAGCCATCTGATTCTACCATGGCTTAACCCATCCATCTCCAGCACAAGcttgtaaaaaaatattttaacagagAATATGCTGTACAGAACTAGGATTTGATACTGTATATTACAATGCTAAAATAGCTATATAAATACTATACAGGCATGGAATCATGCCATTGGGAAGGGCTCACTGATGAAGCCCTGCAAACCTGCTGTCATCCTGCCTAAAGCGAAATTTCTGTACAGCAGGGACAGGGAAGCAAGGTTGGACTGTATCTGAACACAACAGGTGTGCACAGACCTAGTTACAGTCCCCACTGGCTACCTATAGCAGCACAGTTGAGCCACAAATGGAAGTGGTCCCATAAGAACCACATCTTccaatactttaaaagaaatttagcACTAGAAAATCTGCCAAGACCACAGATGTGCTTCTGCAGGTCTTGGCAGCAGTTATCCCTTGGTGGGTACCACAGGAATGAGAACACACTTCAGGTACCCATACAGAAAGAAGTGGGTTTTTTTCTGATGTGTCACTGGCATCCGTATTGGTAGACACCCTTAGTTCCTGCCATCTATGTTCTGTTATGAGTGGTTGGTTGGCACTGGACGCAAACAAGGCTTCAGATGGAGGTCCGCAGTTCTAGGCCTGGGTTGGGGGCAAGGGAAGTGGGAGTGTGCGTTCCAGTGCACCCACACTCCAGCCCCGGTGGTACGCTTTAGTCTGGCATTTCAATATTTAATTTGGGTGGAGGGAGGACATATTTGCCAGGGCTCTGGGTGATGACCACCCTGGCCTTCTTGCGAAACATAGGTGCGATTTTAGGAGGTTCTGGAATGggagtttcttctgtttcctcattatcttcatggtggagATCATATGAAATGTTTCCATACTCTCTCAAAAATGGGAATATTTCAAGCAGAAACTGGCAGAAATCTTTGCGAATACCAAACCACCctgaaaaataagaatttttttctttcaaacactaGGGTTTCATGTCACATTTCTTTCCTGAACAATGAGTTTTAATGGCACTATATACCACTGCATTCAGTTTCCTCACAAGTGAAGGTTGCCCAGGATCTAATTGCCCAGTATGCAGAGGGATTTAGATCTCCACATCCAAAGTTCTCAGAGTAGGGCCCCAGGCCAGTAGTGGCAGCATCCCCAGGTCCCTGTTGGGAGGTGATTTTCCAGCCTCCAATCAGAGCTCATGGTTGAAAATGGTGACGTAGGCTAAATAGTGCAGCTTTACCTGACTGGATTTGGTTTTAGTCCCCAGCACTCGCAGAGGACTGTGAATTGctaccctttctgtgagtttaaccccaaataaataaacctttcttaTACTCCATTGTGGAATATCGTGGAACTTTTTTGTACACCAAAGACTACCTCCAGGTGTGTGCCATAGTATATTAATTAAGACAGAGTAGCCTAGCtccatgaaacagaaaatattcTATTCTTTTGAGAGATGGGTAGAAAAAGGGACCTGGGATGACTCTTGACATTTTGCTGAAAAATATGGATTTTTCATGGACCCAGAAAAAAATCTAGAGTCCATTTTTAAGGAGCATAGAATGAGAACTCAGAGACACCTGCCATGTCTGGTTCTACCTCCACTTGTCCCTGTAGTGTGCACTGCAAATGAGGTATAATACAGACTAGCATCCCAAAGCAAATGTGATAGTATGTCTTTTCTGAGGAGTACCACTGCCCTTCCTCATCTTTACAGTACCCAGAACAACTTCTAAACTGGGGTCCTGAGATTCATCATGTCATAAAGCACAGTGCATGCACAGACCaaagacacacgcacacacacaaacccatgcatatacatgcatgcatgcatgcgcacacagagagagagagagagagagagagagagggagggagagagagagagagagagagagagagagagagagagagagagagagagaatttcttaGTCTATGGACATACAGTGATTTCCTCCTTTCTGTCCAAATGTTGTTGCCATCAGTGTGATCAATGACAGCCACAGGGGAACAAATATTGGAATACAGGAGAAAGCATTGTGGCCATCCAGTTTATGAACCAGCAGGATCTACAGAAAGACAAATTCAAAGTGGTATTTATGTGTCACCAGTAAATAGACCAAGTCTGCAGCTGTCCCCGTTATAATCCTTCTCCATGTCACCTACGCTatgtctgggaagaaagaaggccACCATAGGCAATAGCACAAAAACATTTATCCAGGGAAAAAAGACCATAGGCTATTTTGCATCCTTTCTCAGGGTCAAATTCCACCCAGCTGAAAGATTCCCACTGCCAGAAGTTTTATGAGAAACTCCTCCCAGGGTGTATTCAAAGGAGTCAATAGTATCTAGTCTAGAATTCCCCACCAAACTCAATACAAAACCAGGATATCCAACACTCACTTGCAGAAAGTAGATGGGCAGATGCCTTACAGCTAGAGTTGTActgttctctgtgagttctgcaAGCATATCTCAATGTCCTAAATTcactctgatcttcctgtctcgcACACAGACCACAGTATACCTACCTAGTTATGGCAGATGGGCCCCAGATAAGGGTGGGGTGTGGGAGCACAAGAAGTTTCCTGTAGAAAGGTTACCTCAAAAGTAAGAAGAGGCACCACAATGGTCATCCAGCTCAATGCCATGGTTATATGTGTCCTGCGTTGTTCTGCAATCACATCCATAGAGCGCAGGAATAGCACAGACCAAACAATGTAATAGAGGACCACCAGGCACAAGAAGGACATGAGGATCCACAGAGGGACACACACGACCTGCAGAGGAGTAGAAACAGTGTCTTCAGAGCTCCTCTGTAGCCTCTGGTAGCTACCATTATCACTTGGCTGGGTCTGTTCAGGTAGTCAAGGGGAAGCATGACTACAGACAGTCCTCCTGCCTAGGACTTCTATGGAGATGGTATGGGAAATATCACATTTGCCATAGGATTTCTGTCCAGGAATGCTGTCATTAGGCCCTCTTCCCTTCAGATAACAACCTTCCAGTTGGACCTCCACTTCagcatattttaaagttttcttacCACATTCCCTCCCTCTCAAGTCACTCATTTCGTCATTCACTCACTCCCACACTTCTTCACTCCCAGTCATTCCCACACTCCCTTCTCTCAATCACTCCCATAATCCTTCACTCGTGGACACTCCCACTTCCTTACTCTCAGTCACTTATTACCACATCCCGGTCTCTTGCTCTCTAACTCATTACTAACATGCTCACTATTACACACATGCTCCCAATCCCATATTTAACCATCATGCACACTGGTCATTCCCTCAGGCCTGCAATCATTTACTCTCCCATGCTCCCTCATATTTCCTAGCTGGCCCTACACACTCTCTGTCAGTCCActcattttctctcattcttggCTATTCATATAATTCTCTCCCCCACTGTCACTCATGTCCATTCTATACCACTAGAATCATTTCTGCCTCCAGCATAAGAACCACTCTGTCTCTTCCTCACTACTTCCtctcacacactcattcacactcCCTTGCTTTCAGTCACTCTCACTCACTTCTTCATACTTCCCCTTTTACatccccacctcctcccatcgCTCATTCATATAGTCTTTTACTCAAATAACCCCTCATGCTTACTCAGTCTCTCCCTCTGTCTAGTTACTCAACATAAGAATTCTtcctcagctgggtggtggcacacgcctttaattccagcactcgggaggcagaggcaggcggatctctgtggtttacatggtaagttccaggaaagctaacTCTCACACATTTGCATTCTGTCAAATTTACTCACACGTTTTCACCCCCACTCTCACACTCAGTCTCATTTTCATTCACTCACGCAATCTCGTGTACTCATGTCTTCACTTTTCACAGCCACTCACTTCCTCAATCACCAGCGTGTATTGGTGTGGGGGGATGTATGGGGTATACACATGagtaagtctttattttttaattgagtcaAAGTTTTGACATGTACTTTCAAAACCTTTTCCTCAGCCAGTGatctattttttcctttaagaagtctaaatttataattttgtctTATAGAGCTTATTATTGATGCCATTTATAAAGAATGCTTCACTTAATTGCAGGCTTCAAATTTTTTCCCACCTTTCTTTTAACAGTGCTATAATTGCCATTTCAGCTTAGACCTGTGATTTGAGTTGTTTCATGACTTTTAGGCCTCTTGAGTAGCTTGGAGTTCTTGATGACAGGTTTTGCTACAatgtctgtctatgtattgcttccAATAGCTCCTCTAAAGTACATCCATGATGGTGTTAATTTATTGGTACTTCTTTCACGAATAGAAGGATAGTGGTTTTAAtatcttcttttgctttcttacCAATTATAAGATACATGCAGTAAGACTGCTTCATTCATTTGGATTAGTACAGGGTTAAAAATCAGGTTCCTGTTACCTAATTGTGGAAAGCATTCaagattcctttttttcttaacatATACAAGTGGATGGCTGGCCAGCTGGCTGgccacacacacgcatgcgtgcgcgcacacacacacacacacacacacaccccaaatataTATTAAgcaccaaagaaaacacaatccatTCAAAGTTTAAAACACTGGTATAACACCTTGAGATACAGTCTCATGTAGTataggctggcccagaacttgcatgtagccaaggctaaccttgaattttttatcCTGTCTATACCTCACAAGTGTTAATATTACAAACATGTGCCACCTGGCCTGGCTTATTCAGTAATCGGAATGAATCCAAGGCCTTGTGCATAGTAGGCAAACATTACAAACAGCTACAACCACAACCCAATCTTCTTTTCTAAATCATTACTACTTGAAACAATACTGTATTCTCTAGTGCATATCTTCTGATGTTTATCAATGTATCTTATCTTCTCCACCCACACACTCACTTTTAACCAAGTGTAAACTGAAGCCATGGTTTAGAAGAATGACTTACAACTTCACTGCTCAAGAgcataaaatgtatgtatatgaataatCTCTAAAGGTTCCCACCCaacctacatttttctttttaaaaagatttacttttacttttattttatgtgtgcggggtgttttacctgcatgtatgtctgtgcaccatgtttgtgcagtgcccatggaggccagaaggcaacaGATCCTCTGGAATAGGAGCTATTTCCAAGCCATCAATCCAACTCCATATTATTAAAAAgtccgtgtctgtgtgtgtgtgtgtatgtgtgtgtgcgtgtatgaatgaatgaatgacatgACATGGcaggaaagtaaaagaaaaatggggaataTGTTGGGAAAGAAGGAGTCTAAAGGTAGGGACAAGAGAGAGTAAAACATGGTAaaggaaagacaaatatatgttttctcttatatgtggaatTTAGATTTAAACATGTATATATGACACGAAAGTAAAAGGTTGTAGGTTTGGAGAGGAGAAAGATCTAGCAGGACGGAGAAATAAGAGAGGGTAATGGGGGCAAACTTAGGCAAACAACAATGaataatatatacacatgaaaatgtaaaaattaactcCATTATTGTATACACTAACTAAACATATCAATAGGAAATGAATCTGTTAAAAAGTTtcaatgttggggctggagaaatggttcagtgattaGAGTGCTTGCTGGTCTTGCACACATggtacccacatggtgcctcacaatcatctgtagctcCAACCCCAGGGAATCATATgccctctcttctggcttcctcagccaCTAAAGGTATATGGTATACTGACATACACacaatactcatatacataaaagtaataaaatctttaaaaaaatctttaaaaatttcttaaaagtTTCTGTCTTATAACTCAGTAATTCTTTCCTAGAATACTTTCtaagaaaacagtaaaatattAAACAAGGATTTTTATACCCAAAAATACAGAGATTTGAGATAAAAAGTTCTTGTAATGTTTATAGAATAGCAGGATAATTATGATTGATAATAATTAAATAGTTCCAAACtgctaaaagagaaaaatattttgaacactCCTTgcacaaataaatgataaatgtctGAAGTAATAGATATGGTAATTAAGCTGATTTAATTATTACATATTATAAATATGCAATAAAGGTCTGACTCTTCCCCATAAATGTTACTAGGGTGTCAgttaaaaaattcagaaaacttaagaatatatatacatatgggaACATTTTGAAATCAAAAGTACTAGCAGCAACTAGATGTTTCATAAATGCAACTAATGAATCAATGAAGCCTTAAATGTCATGTTTACAATGACAATTTCTGGATCTGAGCAAATGCTTACACTACATTAAAACAAAAGAGCAGGATACAAAATCTTACATACAGAGTAACCTCAATAGCTTATGTACAAGGTAATAAAACCCTCTATGTTAGCCCCCGGCATTTGTGTTATATGTGATCATTAGTCTGCTGCTCACACGCTTGCTTGCTTTTTACTCGTCTCCTGCAATAAATATGAATTGCTTTTATAATAAAGTGTTTAAGGATTTAAAAAGCTACATACAAGCCAGGGCCAATGGATGATCTTGTCCAGTCTTAAGGCAATGAATATAAACTGGAGAATGTTGACTGAGCACAGGATTTctagctaaaaaacaaaaaaagaaccagTTAAACAAGTTGCATTTAACATAGTGGTTATATGTTTAATATGCTAGCAGGCAATGCAAATTATAATATGGTAAAACCTTAATACTACTGTGCTGCTTCTGATTATTTGCCAACAGAAAAGCACAGAAGTATCATGCTTAGGGGAACTGTGCACAGGTCTTTTTGTCTAATCCTTATGGTCAGCTGGTGCCTTGGCCATTTCGCTGTTCAAGATCTGAGCGCTGTTGGCCAGATCATgatctttctagaaaaaaagaaagaaaaataggcaaTCTGCAGTAGATTTCCTCCAAGCTTCCTTTCCATACCTACCGACAATCATCTATATTTATAACCACCCTCAGATTTCTCTTTACTTCTACCCAGGACTCTGCCCCAAATCCCATGCCTCTTTCCCAACTCTTTGAGGACCTTCTCACCTCAAGCTGACACTCACAGATTCAGTGTTGCACCTAATTCTGACTATGCTACTGACCTTTCCCAGTAAGAAACTATAGTTGTCTGTAGTGGCCTGAGTGTGACTAGACCCATAATCTGAGTGGCActactgggaggtgtggctttgttggagtgggtatggtcttgctggaggaagtgtgtcaatgttcaggataccacccagtatTACATTTGACATCTTGTTGCTTGcgagatgtaggactctcagctacttctccagaaccatgtctgcctgcatgctgccatgctctctgccatgataatggattgaaccccAAAACTGTAAGgtagtcaccccaattaaatgttttccttataagagctgctgtggttatggtgtctcttcacagcagaaaccctaagtaagataCTGTCAATTCCCAATTAAATTCCAAATGTCCAAATATAAGTAAGTTCATCTCTCCTGTGATTCAGTACCCCTAGCCTAATCCCCTTTTCTGCTGcagtctagttttttgagatagaaatgGGTACACAAGGCCCTATTGTCTCGTCCTCCATTCCAAGCTACTGACAACTTCCATCCTACAAAAAAACTGTCTTCACAAAGGCCCTCAGTACCAATAGGTGGAATATTTGTACCTGTATCTTAGTGGTCTATTTGGAGAATGTTTCATGGTTGGCCAATCCATCTTCCTTTTTACTACTATCTGAGCTTCAAGAATCCTCCTGTACAGTCTTGATATCCTGTGAGTACTCAGAAatctctccttgggctccctttCCAGTCCTTAAATGGTTACACTTCTAGCACCCCAAACTGTATCTCTACTAGTGAATCACACAAACACTCATTCACCCCACCTGGGGTGGGGAAAGTTTAAGCAACACTGCAGCTTATTACATTGCCTATTGATTGCTTCTGAAATCTGCCTGCAAGCTAGCCTTACTGCTGCACGACAGGTCCAATGTGCAGGTGTCACATGGCTCTTAAAAGCACCTATCATTAAATTGATCCCCAACTTAGCTCACCATCTCCTGAACCCTGTCCCTCCCCTTTATACCACTGTAAGACAACACGGCAGCCTATTGCAGTCTCCACATTCTCATATCCAGTCATCACATTCTGCCCATTCTCCCAGGCAACCTTACTTCCTCTTTACTGATATTATGACTTCCTAAGTCTAGTTCAGGTTTTCACTCACCCTCCAAAAACCAATTCCACAGCTCTAGTCCCTTGAAGATGGATGAATGACTCTTTGCACAGAAAGGTCCCCAGACTGCTTTTATCTGGTGACAGACTTCGTCCTCGTCTATAAACATACTTTTACTCTAGAGAACGCTCTACCAGCTCTTCACCCACATCTTCCAAATCCAGCTTTTAATCCTAACAGCTGCTGAAAATACTGTTTGTAATTTTGTTGCACCAATACAGGTAACACAgtggaagaaaaggggaaaaacaaaCCATTTCAAGCTAGGAGTATGCATGATACAGGTGCCAGTCAGTTTTCTTGGTGCAGAGTTCACTAGGATGATGAGAGCACTTCAGTGCAtatttataagaaattatttactttgtgtgtgtgtgtgtatatgcacgaGGATTCACTCACATAGGTACAcagggaggccagaggttaacgtTGAGTATCTTCCTCAATTACTTAACTTCTCCATCCAATTCATTTGCTTACTTAtttggagacaggttctcactgtgttgctctggaactcactatgtagaacagacttgtctcagagatctatctgccctctgccttaaaggtgtgtgccaccatgtcagtgtcctactttatttttttgagacagggtctcttataaAGCCTGTAACTTAACCTATGCGTAGACTGCCTGGTCAGCAAAGCCCTCAGGAGctgcctctttctgcctccttgcactgagattccatctgtggtggtttgaaaagtaagtccccacaggctcatatatttgaatgcttagtcagcAGGGAGTAGCATTGTTTCAAAGGATTACAAGCtttgggaggtatggccttgttagaggaagtgtgttactggatgggggtgggatctgagggttttgttattttgtttttgttttgtgtgtgtgtgtgtgtctctgtgtgtgtgttttgcttttggcAAGGTCCAGTCCATCTGGCTGTCTGTCTCCCCAACACTTTTGTGAATCTGCACAGAGAGCTCTAGACTCCTTCTTGAGCACCAAGCCTGCCTACATGTTACCATACACTCACCATGATGCTAATGGACTAACCTCAGAACTGTGAGTCCCTAATGAAATACCTTCCTTTccaagagttgccttggtcatggtgtctcttcacagcaacagaacagttgACTGAGGCAGAATACAACCGCAGGACTGCATGCcttcacagcaagcactttcatTGGTGAGCCATCTCTGTGTAAAGGCTCCCACTCCCTAGCACTGACATTTCTCTCTTACTTCTATTCTAGGAACATTTTGACTACTATGGGGTCCACTTGATTGACCAGTTCCTCTCATCTCTATTTTTTAATATGCCTGGACTATGCTCCTTTCTACTTTCTCAAGAAGGAGCCCCTGGCAGGTTCTATTGTCTATCTCTATGAGAACTTCTCTTCTCACTTCCAATGGCTTTCTTTGACAGATATTCCACATCCTTGGTATatctaacatcttggggtctccactGAATTTTGGCTTCCCTCTCATAGTTTTGTACATTGTCCTACCAAAGGCTGCTTTCCGGGATTCTGACACTGTCACACACATTGCCAGGCACCACAGgctttcttttgaaatacaagTAGAATTCTTTGTGACCTTGTAACTCCTACATTATGCCTACAAAACTAGCAACTTGTGGACAACACCAAAGTCTACCACTGCTCACACCATGGTTACACCAGTCAATAAATACCTGGATAGGATCCCAAGcgctctcttaaaaaaaaaaaaatctttcaaatgaGTTCATAATTTTACACCACTGAAATCATAATTGCTGCAAAGCCCTCAGAGATACTTTCCTATTGTCATGGTGTAAAatagttgaatttttaaaaaaaaaaatgtatccaaTATTCTCAGATGCCAAGCTTATGGCCTTTTAGACCCAGAATAGTTTGGATGAGAAATGCTCATCCTAGTCTCACACATTTGAACATTTGCTCACCAGTTCCTGTCGTAGTAAGTTTGCCAGGTGTAGCCATGCCAGAGGGAGGTTGTCACTGGGGATAAGATTTGAGATTAaaagtctcctcctcctccttgtaaTTTTCTCTTTAGTCTTCATGACTGAGGTTGACAATGTGacacctcagcttcctgctcttgctatcctgcctcctgcctctgtcatcaTGGAATCTTATCCATCTGAACAGTAAACCTCAAACAAACTCTTCTATGAGTCAGGGTGCTATCTTAGTAACAGAAAATAACTATTACAAAACCTAAACTGTAGCTTTCTTTAAATCCTTCTGTTCTGCTTTCTGCTCCCAATTCTCACTATAAATCTGACTAAAAGCTGCCAGCAATATATATTCTACAGACTGAATGCTGGACTACATTGAGAGTTCTTCTGGAAGGTTAATTAGTTTATCACAtttcaattctttcttctttaaattgtttctgtgAGATATTTTGGTCACTGAAGTGCAAAAGGTACCATCACACAGTGGTCAGTGGTCTGAAAAGATAAGTTATTGAAAGAAACCTACTCTAATTGGTTCGAGGCATTTGTGCCAGGTCCTAGTGAATGTGGAATAGAGCTCAGTAAGCACAGAGTAAGTGAGGAATAAGGCAGTGAATAAAGCATTGGAGACAGAGTAATATGGAAGAGCTGCTCTgtgactagaaagaaaaaaaagatgacaactttttttctcattcagaTGGTGGGGGGGGATGATGCACAAACAAAGTTTCTGGGATAAGTGTGGCCAAGACAGGCCTGAAAAGAGAGAAGATGGGGAACATGGAGGTTT
The sequence above is a segment of the Chionomys nivalis chromosome X, mChiNiv1.1, whole genome shotgun sequence genome. Coding sequences within it:
- the Tmem185a gene encoding transmembrane protein 185A, whose protein sequence is MNLRGLFQDFNPSKFLIYACLLLFSVLLALRLDGIIQWSYWAVFAPIWLWKLMVIVGASVGTGVWARNPQYRAEGETCVEFKAMLIAVGIHLLLLMFEVLVCDRIERGSHFWLLVFMPLFFVSPVSVAACVWGFRHDRSLELEILCSVNILQFIFIALRLDKIIHWPWLVVCVPLWILMSFLCLVVLYYIVWSVLFLRSMDVIAEQRRTHITMALSWMTIVVPLLTFEILLVHKLDGHNAFSCIPIFVPLWLSLITLMATTFGQKGGNHWWFGIRKDFCQFLLEIFPFLREYGNISYDLHHEDNEETEETPIPEPPKIAPMFRKKARVVITQSPGKYVLPPPKLNIEMPD